Proteins from a single region of Macrobrachium nipponense isolate FS-2020 chromosome 11, ASM1510439v2, whole genome shotgun sequence:
- the LOC135217172 gene encoding uncharacterized protein LOC135217172 isoform X1, with protein sequence MEETIPINMDIPTDEDSIAPVVVSQESSPMMRIYFIFLLSVALAATYFLWRKMSSVDKERELSLRGELLLNIFIFLDVYCFSWIPILLIGAIDGQLETASVSTSFKGHIANLHCSLQDLLVRTFCMSVVLSSAVYIRYARVKTSQNCCCGRPSIFVWGTFIPAVVIEISRKILEQEEWLMPTKSITRYLSSVKFSVETTAPAFCVQMMDASWLRQVMAEWFLTTVLVVTAVYCLSSCFSREEDSKDSNASAKSKSGQSSDSEAEDYTELQMESLLETGAVSSERLDGSPSDQSKAKSLKPNVEQPEEGLYVRGSGFLEAIICIGVLWAVLIRPFMAITMYIRHTETYSNHLDMPTHVLLVIAIAVLPAELMSKRFKEKTEDKKSEKLTKQDEATSVEEKDEDIIWIVDEDKGTAYALRKDDDGDVDPIWVHSEKDKRIDNKLTNSSSVHDVSTAKETQASPK encoded by the exons ATGGAAGAGACGATACCCATCAACATGGACATTCCTACTGACGAAGACAGCATAGCACCTG TGGTAGTGTCGCAGGAATCCTCTCCCATGATGAGAATCTACTTCATATTCCTCCTCAGCGTTGCACTCGCGGCCACTTATTTCCTTTGGAGAAAAATGTCGTCAGTAGATAAAG AGCGAGAACTGAGTCTCAGAGGCGAACTTCTACTTAACATCTTCATCTTCCTGGATGTTTACTGCTTTTCATGGATCCCGATTCTGCTGATCGGGGCCATTGATGGGCAGTTGGAAACCGCATCTGTTTCTACGTCATTCAAAG GTCACATAGCGAATTTGCACTGTAGTCTTCAAGATCTCTTGGTCAGAACATTCTGTATGTCTGTTGTACTGTCTTCGGCCGTTTATATTCGCTATGCTAGAGTGAAG ACCTCCCAAAATTGCTGTTGTGGCCGTCCCAGCATCTTCGTATGGGGTACGTTTATCCCAGCGGTGGTCATCGAAATCTCGAGGAAGATCCTTGAACAAGAGGAGTGGCTTATGCCCACCAAATCTATCACCAGATACTTGAGTTCTGTCAAGTTCTCCGTCGAAACAA CAGCCCCGGCATTTTGCGTCCAGATGATGGATGCCTCCTGGCTCAGGCAGGTGATGGCCGAATGGTTCCTAACTACGGTGTTGGTCGTGACGGCCGTGTACTGCCTGTCCTCCTGCTTCTCGCGTGAGGAGGACTCAAAAGACAGCAATGCCTCTGCGAAGTCGAAGTCAGGGCAATCGAGTGACTCCGAAGCGGAGGATTATACCGAACTCCAGATGGAGAGCTTGCTGGAGACTGGCGCGGTCTCCTCCGAAAGGTTGGACGGTTCGCCCTCTGACCAAAGCAAAGCTAAATCGTTGAAGCCTAACGTCGAACAACCag AGGAAGGTTTATACGTCAGAGGCTCCGGTTTCCTGGAGGCTATCATCTGCATCGGCGTTTTGTGGGCTGTGCTTATTCGTCCGTTCATGGCAATAACTATGTATATTCGGCATACTGAG ACTTACTCCAACCACCTCGACATGCCTACTCACGTCCTACTGGTCATCGCTATCGCCGTCTTGCCCGCTGAACTGATGTCGAAACGTTTTAAAGAAAAGACAGAAGACAAAAAGAGCGAGAAGTTGACAAAACAAGACGAGGCAACATCAGTCGAGGAAAAAGATGAAGACATCATTTGGATAGTCGACGAGGACAAAGGAACAGCGTACGCTTTGAGGAAAGACGATGACGGGGACGTTGATCCGATCTGGGTCCATAGTGAAAAGGACAAACGAATTGATAACAAGTTAACGAACTCGTCCTCTGTACACGACGTTTCTACCGCAAAGGAAACTCAAGCAAGTCCCAAATGA
- the LOC135217172 gene encoding uncharacterized protein LOC135217172 isoform X2: MEETIPINMDIPTDEDSIAPVVVSQESSPMMRIYFIFLLSVALAATYFLWRKMSSVDKERELSLRGELLLNIFIFLDVYCFSWIPILLIGAIDGQLETASVSTSFKGHIANLHCSLQDLLVRTFCMSVVLSSAVYIRYARVKTSQNCCCGRPSIFVWGTFIPAVVIEISRKILEQEEWLMPTKSITRYLSSVKFSVETTPAFCVQMMDASWLRQVMAEWFLTTVLVVTAVYCLSSCFSREEDSKDSNASAKSKSGQSSDSEAEDYTELQMESLLETGAVSSERLDGSPSDQSKAKSLKPNVEQPEEGLYVRGSGFLEAIICIGVLWAVLIRPFMAITMYIRHTETYSNHLDMPTHVLLVIAIAVLPAELMSKRFKEKTEDKKSEKLTKQDEATSVEEKDEDIIWIVDEDKGTAYALRKDDDGDVDPIWVHSEKDKRIDNKLTNSSSVHDVSTAKETQASPK; the protein is encoded by the exons ATGGAAGAGACGATACCCATCAACATGGACATTCCTACTGACGAAGACAGCATAGCACCTG TGGTAGTGTCGCAGGAATCCTCTCCCATGATGAGAATCTACTTCATATTCCTCCTCAGCGTTGCACTCGCGGCCACTTATTTCCTTTGGAGAAAAATGTCGTCAGTAGATAAAG AGCGAGAACTGAGTCTCAGAGGCGAACTTCTACTTAACATCTTCATCTTCCTGGATGTTTACTGCTTTTCATGGATCCCGATTCTGCTGATCGGGGCCATTGATGGGCAGTTGGAAACCGCATCTGTTTCTACGTCATTCAAAG GTCACATAGCGAATTTGCACTGTAGTCTTCAAGATCTCTTGGTCAGAACATTCTGTATGTCTGTTGTACTGTCTTCGGCCGTTTATATTCGCTATGCTAGAGTGAAG ACCTCCCAAAATTGCTGTTGTGGCCGTCCCAGCATCTTCGTATGGGGTACGTTTATCCCAGCGGTGGTCATCGAAATCTCGAGGAAGATCCTTGAACAAGAGGAGTGGCTTATGCCCACCAAATCTATCACCAGATACTTGAGTTCTGTCAAGTTCTCCGTCGAAACAA CCCCGGCATTTTGCGTCCAGATGATGGATGCCTCCTGGCTCAGGCAGGTGATGGCCGAATGGTTCCTAACTACGGTGTTGGTCGTGACGGCCGTGTACTGCCTGTCCTCCTGCTTCTCGCGTGAGGAGGACTCAAAAGACAGCAATGCCTCTGCGAAGTCGAAGTCAGGGCAATCGAGTGACTCCGAAGCGGAGGATTATACCGAACTCCAGATGGAGAGCTTGCTGGAGACTGGCGCGGTCTCCTCCGAAAGGTTGGACGGTTCGCCCTCTGACCAAAGCAAAGCTAAATCGTTGAAGCCTAACGTCGAACAACCag AGGAAGGTTTATACGTCAGAGGCTCCGGTTTCCTGGAGGCTATCATCTGCATCGGCGTTTTGTGGGCTGTGCTTATTCGTCCGTTCATGGCAATAACTATGTATATTCGGCATACTGAG ACTTACTCCAACCACCTCGACATGCCTACTCACGTCCTACTGGTCATCGCTATCGCCGTCTTGCCCGCTGAACTGATGTCGAAACGTTTTAAAGAAAAGACAGAAGACAAAAAGAGCGAGAAGTTGACAAAACAAGACGAGGCAACATCAGTCGAGGAAAAAGATGAAGACATCATTTGGATAGTCGACGAGGACAAAGGAACAGCGTACGCTTTGAGGAAAGACGATGACGGGGACGTTGATCCGATCTGGGTCCATAGTGAAAAGGACAAACGAATTGATAACAAGTTAACGAACTCGTCCTCTGTACACGACGTTTCTACCGCAAAGGAAACTCAAGCAAGTCCCAAATGA